A window of the Entelurus aequoreus isolate RoL-2023_Sb linkage group LG28, RoL_Eaeq_v1.1, whole genome shotgun sequence genome harbors these coding sequences:
- the sowahd gene encoding ankyrin repeat domain-containing protein SOWAHC isoform X1, translated as MNFGSLPHFGEKAKRWFDGRFINFKLFSGKELLESVFERAYSLVLENMDDGALEEPAASTDTRARQSPAIERLSRYGVPVMLGASNRRSRLLQRRQEDQTGRAAAGPDRASFTPALRDALTFQRDPPWALYPMEHAWMLSAVEGNYDTLLEFVSEDPLLLSRRDFISGYSVLHWLAKSGRDDTLLKLLRHAEKAGGGAAVSVDVRGSGGLTPLHVASMHGHDAVVKLLVGAFGANVDAMDYSGRRAWQYLRPDAPVEMKELLGMWDDEHAGGGSTNANKNCNNSSGVVVAAPCEQVDGLPEHVSSLSRTRFRILRMFSFRARR; from the exons ATGAACTTTGGCTCACTTCCTCACTTTGGAGAAAAGGCAAAAAGGTGGTTTGATGGTAGGTTTATTAACTTTAAACTTTTTAGTGGGAAGGAATTATTGGAGTCTGTTTTCGAACGTGCGTACAG TCTCGTCTTAGAAAACATGGATGATGGCGCCTTGGAGGAACCGGCTGCCTCCACCGACACTCGCGCCAGACAATCCCCAGCTATAGAGCGCCTCTCCCGGTATGGCGTGCCGGTCATGCTCGGTGCGTCTAACCGGAGGTCGAGGCTGCTGCAGAGGCGGCAAGAAGACCAGACGGGGAGAGCCGCAGCAGGTCCTGACCGCGCTTCCTTCACACCTGCCCTGCGAGATGCATTGACCTTCCAGCGGGACCCCCCCTGGGCTTTGTACCCCATGGAGCACGCGTGGATGCTGTCCGCCGTGGAGGGAAACTACGACACCCTCTTGGAGTTCGTCTCCGAGGACCCGCTTCTCCTCAGCAGGCGGGACTTCATCAGCGGATACTCGGTCCTCCACTGGCTGGCCAAGAGCGGCCGGGACGACACCCTCCTCAAGCTGCTCCGCCACGCCGAGAAAGCGGGTGGCGGGGCTGCGGTGAGCGTCGACGTGCGGGGCAGCGGCGGACTCACCCCGCTGCACGTCGCCAGCATGCACGGTCACGACGCGGTCGTCAAGCTGCTGGTGGGGGCTTTCGGCGCCAACGTGGACGCCATGGACTACAGCGGGAGGCGGGCCTGGCAGTACCTGCGGCCGGACGCGCCGGTGGAGATGAAGGAGCTGCTCGGGATGTGGGATGACGAGCACGCCGGTGGAGGCTCGACGAATGCGAATAAGAACTGCAATAACAGCAGCGGGGTTGTTGTCGCCGCACCGTGTGAACAAGTAGACGGGCTGCCCGAACACGTCAGCTCGCTTAGCAGGACGAGGTTCAGAATTTTGAGGATGTTCTCCTTTCGTGCCAGACGCTGA
- the sowahd gene encoding ankyrin repeat domain-containing protein SOWAHD isoform X2, producing MVGLLTLNFLVGRNYWSLFSNVRTENMDDGALEEPAASTDTRARQSPAIERLSRYGVPVMLGASNRRSRLLQRRQEDQTGRAAAGPDRASFTPALRDALTFQRDPPWALYPMEHAWMLSAVEGNYDTLLEFVSEDPLLLSRRDFISGYSVLHWLAKSGRDDTLLKLLRHAEKAGGGAAVSVDVRGSGGLTPLHVASMHGHDAVVKLLVGAFGANVDAMDYSGRRAWQYLRPDAPVEMKELLGMWDDEHAGGGSTNANKNCNNSSGVVVAAPCEQVDGLPEHVSSLSRTRFRILRMFSFRARR from the exons ATGGTAGGTTTATTAACTTTAAACTTTTTAGTGGGAAGGAATTATTGGAGTCTGTTTTCGAACGTGCGTACAG AAAACATGGATGATGGCGCCTTGGAGGAACCGGCTGCCTCCACCGACACTCGCGCCAGACAATCCCCAGCTATAGAGCGCCTCTCCCGGTATGGCGTGCCGGTCATGCTCGGTGCGTCTAACCGGAGGTCGAGGCTGCTGCAGAGGCGGCAAGAAGACCAGACGGGGAGAGCCGCAGCAGGTCCTGACCGCGCTTCCTTCACACCTGCCCTGCGAGATGCATTGACCTTCCAGCGGGACCCCCCCTGGGCTTTGTACCCCATGGAGCACGCGTGGATGCTGTCCGCCGTGGAGGGAAACTACGACACCCTCTTGGAGTTCGTCTCCGAGGACCCGCTTCTCCTCAGCAGGCGGGACTTCATCAGCGGATACTCGGTCCTCCACTGGCTGGCCAAGAGCGGCCGGGACGACACCCTCCTCAAGCTGCTCCGCCACGCCGAGAAAGCGGGTGGCGGGGCTGCGGTGAGCGTCGACGTGCGGGGCAGCGGCGGACTCACCCCGCTGCACGTCGCCAGCATGCACGGTCACGACGCGGTCGTCAAGCTGCTGGTGGGGGCTTTCGGCGCCAACGTGGACGCCATGGACTACAGCGGGAGGCGGGCCTGGCAGTACCTGCGGCCGGACGCGCCGGTGGAGATGAAGGAGCTGCTCGGGATGTGGGATGACGAGCACGCCGGTGGAGGCTCGACGAATGCGAATAAGAACTGCAATAACAGCAGCGGGGTTGTTGTCGCCGCACCGTGTGAACAAGTAGACGGGCTGCCCGAACACGTCAGCTCGCTTAGCAGGACGAGGTTCAGAATTTTGAGGATGTTCTCCTTTCGTGCCAGACGCTGA
- the sowahd gene encoding ankyrin repeat domain-containing protein SOWAHD isoform X3, translating to MDDGALEEPAASTDTRARQSPAIERLSRYGVPVMLGASNRRSRLLQRRQEDQTGRAAAGPDRASFTPALRDALTFQRDPPWALYPMEHAWMLSAVEGNYDTLLEFVSEDPLLLSRRDFISGYSVLHWLAKSGRDDTLLKLLRHAEKAGGGAAVSVDVRGSGGLTPLHVASMHGHDAVVKLLVGAFGANVDAMDYSGRRAWQYLRPDAPVEMKELLGMWDDEHAGGGSTNANKNCNNSSGVVVAAPCEQVDGLPEHVSSLSRTRFRILRMFSFRARR from the coding sequence ATGGATGATGGCGCCTTGGAGGAACCGGCTGCCTCCACCGACACTCGCGCCAGACAATCCCCAGCTATAGAGCGCCTCTCCCGGTATGGCGTGCCGGTCATGCTCGGTGCGTCTAACCGGAGGTCGAGGCTGCTGCAGAGGCGGCAAGAAGACCAGACGGGGAGAGCCGCAGCAGGTCCTGACCGCGCTTCCTTCACACCTGCCCTGCGAGATGCATTGACCTTCCAGCGGGACCCCCCCTGGGCTTTGTACCCCATGGAGCACGCGTGGATGCTGTCCGCCGTGGAGGGAAACTACGACACCCTCTTGGAGTTCGTCTCCGAGGACCCGCTTCTCCTCAGCAGGCGGGACTTCATCAGCGGATACTCGGTCCTCCACTGGCTGGCCAAGAGCGGCCGGGACGACACCCTCCTCAAGCTGCTCCGCCACGCCGAGAAAGCGGGTGGCGGGGCTGCGGTGAGCGTCGACGTGCGGGGCAGCGGCGGACTCACCCCGCTGCACGTCGCCAGCATGCACGGTCACGACGCGGTCGTCAAGCTGCTGGTGGGGGCTTTCGGCGCCAACGTGGACGCCATGGACTACAGCGGGAGGCGGGCCTGGCAGTACCTGCGGCCGGACGCGCCGGTGGAGATGAAGGAGCTGCTCGGGATGTGGGATGACGAGCACGCCGGTGGAGGCTCGACGAATGCGAATAAGAACTGCAATAACAGCAGCGGGGTTGTTGTCGCCGCACCGTGTGAACAAGTAGACGGGCTGCCCGAACACGTCAGCTCGCTTAGCAGGACGAGGTTCAGAATTTTGAGGATGTTCTCCTTTCGTGCCAGACGCTGA